TGAATCAAATATTATGGGAGTGGGTACAATTGATTTCCTTTCTATTTATAGCCCACATAGATTTAATTTTGAAGAATTTTGTTCAGCCGTAAAATATCGAAGAGGGAAATTAATTGAAATAGGATGCGGAGCGGGAGTATTTTTATACAATATAGCAAAATATATTCCCGATTTAGAATTATATGGCTGCGATATTAGCAATGCAGCCATCAAGGCAGCAAAGGATACAACTCCAAATACTAATATCCATTATTTTGTTGGCGATGGTTCAAATTTACCAATCAATAATAATTCTTTTGACATAGTTATTCTGATGGATGTTCTTGAACATATTTCCGATGTTAATAAGCTGTTGAATGAATGTAACCGTATTTTAAAAATTCAGGGAATGTTACATGCCAATATTCCCTGTGAAAAGAATAGGTTTACGATATGGTGGTTCATGGAAAAAATAGGTTTGGGAAAAAATCTGACACGAAAACATTTAGGGCATATCCAGAAATTAACTATAGATGAAGTTATCCAACTTATCAATTGTGCTGGATTTGAAGTACAATCGATTTCATATTCAAGACATTTATTTGGACAACTTGTTGCGTTATTCGGTTTCTTTCTCCCCAAAGAAATACTAACCAGACTATTTGGAAAAACTACTACTTTAGCTTTATCAGATTATGCAATAAACACAACGAAAGTTCAAAATCAATCATGGATATTAAAAGGTTTACTTTTATTTCGAGAAATATGGTTTTTTATTTTTAAACTATTTGCAGCAATTTCATACTTTGAATCGGTGATATTGAGACGGAAACGTTTTTTGGCTACCGATATGCATATAACATGTATTAAAAAAGGAGATGTGTAGTGATGGATAAGGAAAAATGGGGTAAGAAGAAAATTGCAGATAGGCAGAGTCGTAAACAAGAAATACCTGACCGAGTCAACTCAATACTTCCGTATAAAACTGATTTATGGTTGCTATTAATAATGCTTATCATTGTTATAGTTTTATTTCACGGGATATTTTCATTTGACCAAACAATTGTTAGTAGTGATTTTGGCGTTTGGTCAGCGAAATATTTTGCTAATCAAATCCGACAGTTTACTTGGCAGAAATGGTTACCCTATAATCACGCTGGCGGTGATTTTAGTGGACAGCCAATCTATCCGACGCATTTATTATTATTTTTTATGCCCCCTTCATTTTGGCTTGGTTTCAACTATGCACTCCATGTGTTTTTATTGGGTGTATTTATGTATTGCT
This genomic interval from bacterium contains the following:
- a CDS encoding class I SAM-dependent methyltransferase; protein product: MKAQNNKDFDYESNIMGVGTIDFLSIYSPHRFNFEEFCSAVKYRRGKLIEIGCGAGVFLYNIAKYIPDLELYGCDISNAAIKAAKDTTPNTNIHYFVGDGSNLPINNNSFDIVILMDVLEHISDVNKLLNECNRILKIQGMLHANIPCEKNRFTIWWFMEKIGLGKNLTRKHLGHIQKLTIDEVIQLINCAGFEVQSISYSRHLFGQLVALFGFFLPKEILTRLFGKTTTLALSDYAINTTKVQNQSWILKGLLLFREIWFFIFKLFAAISYFESVILRRKRFLATDMHITCIKKGDV